From Penicillium psychrofluorescens genome assembly, chromosome: 1, one genomic window encodes:
- a CDS encoding uncharacterized protein (ID:PFLUO_002159-T1.cds;~source:funannotate) produces MPPVATANAASDAVNIETPTPYLNTMPSSNFSWQITLAEKVVAITGANRGIGLGIAEVCLANSAKVVYSLDMMEPAEDFEGLQKRYPNFRYIQTDVTSEESVQKAIDQVVQETGRIDGLVANAGMTKHQPALNFDRPELEKLFNLNVFGAYFCAQIVARKFIELGIKGSIVMTSSMTSYRPNRAAPSAPYGATKAAVRNMCHTLAMEWSKHGIRVNSISPGFVRTAMTYYVEKSPDWDLKMQYYGGMPRLADPRELGGAYVYLLSDGSSYTTGIDIPIAGIVGAW; encoded by the exons ATGCCTCCAGTTGCAACCGCAAATGCGGCCTCCGACGCAGTTAATATCGAGACCCCGACGCCCTATCTAAACACCATGCCTTCCAGTAACTTCTCATGGCAGATCACTCTCGCGGAGAAAGTGGTGGCTATCACCGGTGCAAACCGTGGGATCGGCCTGGGTATTGCGGAAGTTTGTCTGGCTAACTCGGCCAAGGTGGTGTACTCGTTGGATATGATGGAGCCTGCTGAGGATTTTGAGGGCCTGCAGAAGCGGTACCCCAACTTCCGGTATATTCAGACAGACGTGACCTCGGAAGAGAGCGTGCAAAAGGCCATTGATCAGGTTGTGCAAGAAACGGGTCGAATCGATGGACTGGTTGCCAACGCTGGCATGACCAAGCACCAGCCGGCTCTTAACTTCGATCGtccagagctggagaagttgtTTAATCTGAAT GTCTTCGGTGCATACTTCTGCGCCCAGATTGTCGCACGCAAATTCATCGAGCTGGGTATCAAGGGTTCAATCGTGATGACCTCCAGCATGACTTCCTACCGGCCAAACCGG GCTGCTCCTTCGGCCCCGTATGGAGCAACCAAGGCTGCTG tgCGGAACATGTGCCACACCCTCGCAATGGAGTGGAGCAAGCATGGGATCCGGGTCAACAGCATCTCGCCTGGGTTTGTGCGCACAGCCATGACCTACTATGTTGAGAAGTCGCCGGACTGGGATCTGAAGATGCAATACTATGGCGGCATGCCTCGTTTGGCTGACCCACgcgagctgggcggcgcaTATGTGTACCTGTTGAGTGATGGCAGCTCGTACACGACGGGCATTGACATTCCTATTGCAGGTATTGTGGGCGCATGGTAG
- a CDS encoding uncharacterized protein (ID:PFLUO_002160-T1.cds;~source:funannotate) codes for MATAPMGFATLIEMWIFICVPLWGPWATTVAWVLWIIDVVAAAAVTLSLSFILISQRHITSLDRITAIQLLPIAATIVAAGVGARVADILPNESHALGTLLVSFILWGMGTPLALVVLVMYYQRLAVHKLPPREMIVSCFLPLGPLGFGGFGIIFMGKVARELLANSNILDPLAGRLAYVLGTFISLLMWSFGLIWLVFALATVFHSSPFPFNMGWWGFTFPLGVYAANTMELGAEMDLMFFKVLGTILSAAVLLLWALVTSRTAQGAWRGSLFYAPCLQNLTLKDEDDGRDSDQHRA; via the exons ATGGCGACGGCACCCATGGGCTTTGCGACTTTGATCGAGATGTGGATTTTTATCTGTGTGCCGCTATGGGGCCCGTGGGCTACAACTGTAGCCTGGGTGCTGTGGATAATCGATGTCGTTGCGGCGGCAGCGGTTACACTCTCTCTATCCTTCATTTT GATCTCCCAACGCCATATCACCTCATTGGACCGGATCACCGCCATCCAACTACTACCAATTGCTGCAACAATTGTAGCGGCCGGAGTCGGCGCAAGGGTTGCCGATATTCTGCCTAACGAGTCACATGCGCTCGGCACGCTTCTTGTCTCCTTTATTCTCTGGGGCATGGGCACGCCCTTGGCCCTCGTGGTGTTAGTGATGTACTATCAGCGGCTGGCAGTGCATAAGCTTCCACCACGGGAAATGATCGTGAGCTGTTTCTTACCCCTGGGGCCTTTGGGGTTCGGTGGCTTTGG TATCATTTTCATGGGCAAGGTCGCCCGGGAGCTTCTGGCAAACTCCAACATTCTGGATCCCCTGGCTGGCAGACTCGCCTATGTGCTGGGTACTTTCATTTCACTTCTCATGTGGAGTTTCGGTTTGATCTGGCTAGTATTTGCTCTCGCGACTGTGTTTCACAGCTCTCCGTTCCCGTTCAATATGGGTTGGTGGGGATTTACTTTCCCTCTCGGTGTGTATGCCGCCAATACCATGGAACTCGGAGCTGAGATGGATCTGATGTTCTTCAAAGTCCTTGGAACG ATATTGAGCGCGGCTGTTCTCTTGCTGTGGGCATTGGTGACGTCGCGAACCGCGCAAGGGGCATGGCGAGGGAGTCTTTTCTATGCTCCATGCCTGCAGAACCTGACATtgaaagatgaagatgatggtcGTGACAGTGATCAGCATCGGGCGTAG
- a CDS encoding uncharacterized protein (ID:PFLUO_002161-T1.cds;~source:funannotate) encodes MFLMPMGAVSAYQIILAWIANSFPRPFVKRSAAIALANMIGNTASIYGSYMWPDSAGPRYIPGGSATAAIAFLVAVLALVIRLVHVRMNKRLEEAETAQGDLAVGTNELETRAVGFRENFTSIPILDFEQISSPSTKPVFLENLRDALVNVGFFYLRNAPISPDLQSAFTAKGLELFQLPLEKKLEIEMVNSPHFLGYSKLGAEITALKQDHREQFDAKLPAPGPDEPLYRNVVGPNQWPDETAIPGFRQATETYLSEVSALAEQFRSLIAEALDLPSDALDGVFDNPQQHKLKLIKYPPPPASESDDSGFQGVGPHKDSGFLTFLLQATPHRGLEVQNKAGSWIPAPPLPNTLVVNIGRALEALTGGICSATTHRVSLRREHFLDENGKSLGSRFSFPVFQGVSLDLSAENISLVIPEHIRDLVKDDKVKSDAEATFNEMFHGSIGEGTFVARVTSHQDVGQRWYPDVLAKALKGQKDFVSR; translated from the exons ATGTTCTT gatgccgatgggTGCAGTTTCCGCCTACCAGATTATTCTCGCCTGGATCGCCAACTCTTTCCCTCGTCCATTCGTTAAAAGATCTGCTGCAATTGCCTTGGCTAATATGATTGGCAACACGGCTTCCATTTACGGCAGCTACATGTGGCCAGACTCTGCGGGCCCTCGCTATATTCCGGGCGGCAGCGCAACTGCTGCCATAGCGTTTCTGGTAGCAGTCTTGGCACTAGTCATTCGGTTGGTTCATGTCCGGATGAACAAACGTCTTGAAGAGGCGGAGACTGCTCAGGGAGATTTGGCTGTTGGCACCAATGAGTTGGAGACTCGAGCTGTCGGTTTCAG AGAGAATTTTACATCGATTCCGATTCTAGATTTTGAACAAATCTCGTCTCCATCAACGAAACCAGTCTTCCTTGAAAATCTCCGCGATGCACTGGTTAATGTGGGATTCTTCTATCTCCGGAACGCGCCCATTTCGCCCGATCTTCAAAGTGCTTTCACGGCCAAAGGCTTAGAGCTGTTCCAACTGCCATTGGAGAAGAAGCTTGAGATTGAAATGGTCAATAGTCCACACTTTCTTGGATACTCTAAACTCGGGGCCGAGATTACCGCCCTGAAGCAGGATCATCGTGAACAGTTTGATGCAA AGCTTCCTGCGCCTGGCCCAGATGAGCCATTGTATAGGAATGTCGTTGGTCCGAACCAG TGGCCCGATGAAACAGCAATTCCTGGTTTCCGTCAGGCGACTGAAACCTATTTGTCCGAAGTTAGCGCTCTAGCAGAGCAGTTCAGATCCCTGATTGCAGAAGCATTAGATCTCCCCTCAGATGCATTGGATGGCGTCTTCGACAATCCCCAGCAACATAAACTCAAATTGATCAAGTATCCTCCGCCACCGGCCTCAGAAAGCGATGACTCTGGATTTCAGGGTGTCGGCCCTCACAAAGACTCGGGATTTCTCACTTTCCTGTTGCAAGCTACTCCGCATCGTGGGCTCGAAGTTCAAAATAAGGCCGGAAGCTGGATTCCGGCTCCTCCACTTCCAAATACGTTGGTCGTCAACATTGGCCGAGCTCTCGAGGCTCTAACCGGAGGAATTTGCAGCGCGACTACTCACCGAGTGAGTCTACGTCGAGAGCATTTCTTGGATGAAAATGGCAAATCTCTGGGGTCGCGGTTTTCCTTCCCCGTATTCCAGGGTGTCAGTCTTGATCTCTCTGCTGAAAACATTTCACTGGTTATTCCCGAACATATTCGTGACCTGGTCAAGGATGATAAAGTCAAGTCCGATGCTGAAGCGACATTCAACGAGATGTTCCATGGCAGCATTGGTGAAGGCACATTTGTCGCCCGAGTGACAAGCCATCAAGACGTCGGGCAACGATGGTATCCGGATGTATTGGCCAAGGCATTGAAAGGGCAGAAAGACTTTGTTTCTCGATGA
- a CDS encoding uncharacterized protein (ID:PFLUO_002162-T1.cds;~source:funannotate), whose amino-acid sequence MRWSQPLLWLCAALPAVAQSTEGIEDLVKRRMPNHVDNFHFTLVDANATTSDSHDSYIVSSAPDGKIQVQGNSLSALSSGLHRYLTDVAHVDIYWYIGSRLDVAPSKLPHLSSPLRGSSTVQYRYHFNTVTFSYTAAFWKWEEWETQLDWMALRGINLPLAWVGQEKILVETFREIGLTDAEIATYLSGPAFQAWNRFGNIQGSWHGDLPQTWIDQQFDLQKKIVHRMVELGMTPVLPAFTGFVPMNITRVLPGASVVRGSQWNDFPAQYTNDSFLEPSDPHFAKLQRSFITKQKAAYGDISHVYTLDQYNENNPYSGNEDYLRNVTSNTLKSLKAADPTAIWMMQGWLFVNSPDFWTDSRIKAYLSGVEDNKDMLILDLFSESRPQWQRTDSYYGKPWIWCQLHDFGGSQGLYGQIRNITQNATQARIESPTMVGYGLSPEGQEGNEIVYDILLEQAWSQTPLDTKQYFHNWVTSRYAGEKSVPQELYKAWEILRTTVYDNTNLTSAIAVTKSIIELRPSIEGLTGVADATTINYKPSELVQAGELMYRAAAAEPGLWTNPSYKYDMIDVTRQIMANHFVTMYNQLLSTYEGPVSNSSKAALSLEGQTIIRFLTDYDAVLQTDRNSRFSTWIDAARSWAQGNSKTASFLEYNARNQITLWGPRGEITDYASKAWGGLVSSYYIPRWRTFIEYLQTTPSKSYDDQRLNALLMDLELNWQTEKWDDPEPTGDAVDLKKVLATVRHHWSAVFTAK is encoded by the exons ATGCGGTGGTCTCAGCCCTTGCTCTGGCTCTGTGCGGCCTTACCAGCGGTCGCGCAGTCGACTGAGGGTATCGAAGATCTCGTCAAGCGTCGGATGCCCAATCACGTTGACAATTTTCATTTCACGCTGGTGGATGCCAATGCCACTACAAGTGACAGCCACGACAGCTATATTGTGAGCAGTGCTCCTGATGGGAAAATTCAGGTGCAGGGCAACTCGCTCAGCGCGTTGTCGTCGGG TCTTCATCGATATCTGACGGATGTGGCGCACGTCGATATCTACTGGTATATTGGCAGTCGTCTGGACGTCGCGCCATCCAAGCTTCCTCATCTGTCTAGTCCCTTGCGCGGCTCCAGCACTGTTCAATATCGTTACCACTTCAACACCG TCACCTTCTCCTACACCGCTGCATTCTGGAAATGGGAAGAATGGGAGACCCAGCTGGATTGGATGGCTCTCCGCGGGATCAATCTTCCGCTTGCCTGGGTTGGCCAAGAGAAAATCCTCGTCGAGACGTTTCGTGAGATTGGCCTCACCGACGCAGAGATTGCAACCTACCTAAGCGGTCCTGCCTTCCAAGCGTGGAATCGGTTTGGGAACATCCAGGGCTCGTGGCATGGCGATTTGCCTCAGACGTGGATCGACCAGCAATTCGacctgcagaagaagattgtACATCGCATGGTGGAGCTAGGCATGACCCCGGTATTGCCAGCTTTCACGGGTTTTGTGCCCATGAACATCACGCGCGTTTTGCCGGGTGCGAGTGTTGTTCGTGGATCTCAATGGAACGACTTCCCTGCACAATACACCAACGATTCGTTCCTTGAGCCATCTGACCCTCACTTTGCAAAGCTCCAGCGCAGCTTTATCACCAAGCAAAAGGCCGCGTACGGCGATATCAGCCACGTCTACACGCTGGACCAGTACAATGAAAACAATCCCTACTCGGGAAATGAAGATTACCTGCGTAATGTCACCAGCAACACGTTGAAAAGCCTAAAGGCAGCCGATCCAACGGCCATCTGGATGATGCAGGGCTGGCTGTTCGTTAACAGCCCCGATTTCTGGACCGATTCGCGAATAAAGGCCTATCTCTCCGGTGTGGAAGACAACAAGGACATGCTGATCCTGGACCTGTTCTCTGAGTCAAGACCTCAATGGCAGCGGACTGATTCGTACTATGGCAAGCCGTGGATCTGGTGCCAGCTGCATGACTTCGGTGGCAGCCAGGGCTTGTACGGCCAGATCCGTAATATCACACAGAACGCTACTCAGGCGCGGATCGAGTCTCCCACAATGGTCGGGTATGGCCTAAGCCCAGAGggtcaagaaggaaatgagATCGTGTACGATATTCTGCTGGAACAGGCATGGTCTCAGACCCCTCTTGATACAAAGCAGTATTTCCACAATTGGGTGACAAGTCGGTATGCTGGTGAGAAATCGGTTCCGCAGGAGCTGTACAAGGCCTGGGAGATTCTGCGAACGACAGTATACGACAACACCAACCTCACATCCGCCATTGCGGTGACAAAATCCATCATTGAACTCCGGCCTTCAATTGAGGGTTTGACCGGCGTGGCCGATGCCACGACCATCAACTACAAGCCCTCCGAGCTCGTTCAGGCGGGGGAGCTGATGTACCgcgctgccgctgcggagcCTGGACTGTGGACAAATCCGTCGTACAAATATGATATGATCGATGTGACCCGTCAAATCATGGCGAATCACTTCGTCACGATGTACAATCAGCTACTATCTACTTACGAAGGCCCGGTCTCAAATTCATCCAAGGCCGCCTTGTCGCTAGAGGGCCAGACGATCATCCGATTTCTCACGGACTACGACGCCGTTCTCCAAACAGACCGGAATTCCCGCTTCTCTACATGGATTGACGCTGCCCGCTCCTGGGCGCAGGGCAACAGTAAAACGGCCTCGTTCCTTGAATACAATGCGCGTAACCAGATCACGCTGTGGGGACCCCGCGGCGAGATCACCGACTACGCCTCCAAGGCATGGGGCGGCCTCGTCTCTTCGTACTATATCCCACGTTGGCGTACGTTCATCGAATACCTCCAAACAACCCCGTCCAAATCGTACGATGACCAGAGGCTAAACGCGTTGctgatggatctggaacTTAATTGGCAAACGGAGAAATGGGATGACCCTGAGCCCACAGGCGATGCCGTGGATCTCAAGAAGGTTTTGGCGACTGTACGCCATCACTGGTCTGCTGTCTTCACAGCAAAATGA
- a CDS encoding uncharacterized protein (ID:PFLUO_002163-T1.cds;~source:funannotate), with amino-acid sequence MAVRGWSPASAGLILVPTNAGFGVGGLLVGWLHIRKTGSYYFSCIILFLLFAMATLGLSLLSTPDSPVALYFATTFFDGLFAGALVNYTLSHVLHLTHVPTHYIVTSLMAMSRGFAGSFGSAVGGGFFARVLKASLERGFATHGLPPQPELVRKLLGSPATVAKLTGSERVIAAESYEHAVRMLFLAGGVLALAATTIQAGTGWIRAGTDDKDDNEED; translated from the exons ATGGCGGTCCGTGGATGGTCCCCGGCGTCGGCTGGCCTGATCCTGGTCCCGACCAATGCCGGCTTTGGAGTTGGAGGCTTGCTGGTGGGCTGGTTGCATATTCGCAAGACTGGCAGCTACTATTT CTCATGTATcattcttttccttctctttgCAATGGCTACACTGGGCCTGTCTTTGCTCTCAACCCCGGATTCTCCCGTGGCTCTGTACTTTGCAACCACATTCTTCGATGGGCTCTTTGCGGGGGCACTGGTGAACTATACTCTGTCGCATGTGCTTCATCTCACCCACGTGCCAACGCATTATATTGTCACGTCTCTCATGGCGATGTCTCGCGGGTTTGCGGGCAGCTTTGGATCGGCCGTGGGAGGAGGTTTCTTTGCCCGAGTCTTGAAAGCCTCCTTGGAGCGCGGCTTTGCTACTCATGGGTTGCCTCCGCAGCCCGAGCTGGTTCGCAAGCTGCTGGGTAGTCCTGCAACAGTAGCCAAATTAACCGGCTCCGAAAGGGTCATCGCGGCTGAGAGTTACGAACACGCTGTGCGGATGCTATTCCTAGCCGGTGGCGTGCTGGCGCTGGCTGCAACGACGATCCAGGCGGGTACTGGGTGGATACGAGCAGGGACGGATGATAAGGACGACAATGAAGAAGACTGA
- a CDS encoding uncharacterized protein (ID:PFLUO_002164-T1.cds;~source:funannotate), which yields MPRAVRGLLIECDPSIKAMILKYDEERHDYIVEDLDDENHLVIKESQLQNLKVRLDQDLDEKIMQLEESESE from the exons ATGCCGCGCGCAGTCCGAG GCTTGCTCATCGAATGCGATCCCTCGATCAAGGCGATGATCCTGAAATACGACGAGGAGCGCCACGACTACATTGTGGAAGACCTAGACGATGAAAATCATTTGGTCATCAAGGAGAGCCAGCTGCAGAATCTGAAGGTCCGCTTGGACCAG GACCtcgacgagaagatcatGCAGCTGgaggagtcggagtcggagtaG
- a CDS encoding uncharacterized protein (ID:PFLUO_002165-T1.cds;~source:funannotate), with translation MSLWHTSYPASSGFAPLFRLLDDYDVHRSTSNRSGQSTAMRSFSARFDVRESTDAYHLDGELPGIVQKDIDIEFSDPQTLTVKGRTEREYHSPSPSNGTAETEEGDDKAGKPAYRFWAEERSVGEFQRTFTFPTRVDQDAVKANLKNGILSIVVPKAAAPTAKKITVE, from the coding sequence atgtcTCTGTGGCACACCAGCTACCCCGCCTCCAGCGGCTTCGCGCCTCTTTTCCGCCTGCTGGACGACTACGATGTCCACCGCTCCACCAGCAACCGCAGCGGCCAGTCCACGGCGATGCGCTCCTTCTCTGCGCGCTTTGACGTCCGCGAAAGCACTGACGCCTACCACCTCGACGGCGAGCTGCCGGGCATCGTACAGAAGGACATCGACATTGAATTCTCTGACCCGCAGACTCTGACCGTGAAGGGCCGCACCGAGCGCGAATACcactctccctctccctcgAATGGCACCGCGGAGACTGAAGAGGGCGACGACAAGGCCGGCAAGCCCGCCTACCGCTTCTGGGCCGAGGAGCGCTCTGTCGGCGAGTTCCAGCGCACTTTCACCTTCCCTACCAGGGTTGACCAGGATGCCGTCAAGGCGAACCTGAAGAATGGGATCCTGTCCATTGTGGTCCCCAAGGCTGCTGCGCCGACTGCTAAGAAGATCACGGTTGAGTAA
- a CDS encoding uncharacterized protein (ID:PFLUO_002166-T1.cds;~source:funannotate): protein MDSQSYNFQYFTVRFPSDHQYVAHVEINRPEKMNAFVEAMWHEMSQIFTQLSSDPSVRSIVLSGAGERAFTTGLDVKAASQGLTPDAPNDPARKAVHLRRYIGVFQDCISAVERCEKPVIVAMHGFALGLAVDLSTAADVRLCSRDVQFSVKEADLGFAADIGTLSRLPKVVGHFGWVKEVALTARTFGAEEALRVGFVNNVYGSRQDTVSAALKMAALMASKSPLAMQSTKEILNYSRDHTVEEGLRYTAVWNSAALQSKDVSAAMLSGLQKRTPTFEKL from the exons ATGGACAGCCAGTCTTACAACTTCCAATATTTTACAGTGCGCTTCCCAAGCGACCACCAGTATGTCGCACACGTGGAAATCAACCGCCCAGAGAAGATGAACGCCTTCGTCGAAGC TATGTGGCACGAAATGAGCCAAATCTTTACCCAGCTCTCCTCCGACCCCTCCGTCCGGTCCATCGTCCTCAGCGGCGCGGGCGAGCGAGCCTTTACAACCGGGTTAGACGTCAAAGCCGCGTCGCAGGGTCTGACGCCCGACGCACCCAACGATCCAGCACGGAAGGCGGTACATCTCCGCCGGTATATTGGTGTTTTCCAAGACTGTATCTCTGCCGTGGAGCGGTGCGAGAAGCCCGTCATTGTGGCCATGCATGGTTTCGCGCTCGGTCTGGCGGTCGACCTCTCCACCGCGGCTGATGTGCGTCTCTGCTCGCGCGATGTTCAGTTCTCTGTCAAGGAGGCGGACCTTGGGTTTGCAGCTGATATTGGAACGCTCAGCCGTTTACCCAAGGTGGTTGGGCATTTCGGCTgggtgaaggaggtggccTTGACGGCGCGCACTTTCGGCGCGGAGGAGGCTCTCCGCGTTGGCTTTGTGAATAATGTCTACGGATCGCGCCAAGATACTGTTTCTGCGGCGTTGAAGATGGCTGCGCTGATGGCCTCGAAGAGTCCCCTTGCCATGCAGTCGACGAAGGAGATCTTGAACTACTCGCGCGATCATACTGTGGAGGAAGGCCTACGATATACAGCCGTTTGGAACAGTGCTGCTCTTCAAAGTAAAGATGTGTCGGCGGCAATGTTGTCCGGGTTGCAAAAGCGGACGCCGACTTTTGAGAAGTTGTAG
- a CDS encoding uncharacterized protein (ID:PFLUO_002167-T1.cds;~source:funannotate), with translation MNIFSFGDLPTIHTRKALLLLDFQNDFVRPSGALQVPNSADILETLPGLAAAFRRVGDVVWVRSQFESSQSTVDWDFGDRIVLEKEPPQPPKTEPLPDIIEAASDLDSPEPVDDEAFLSADPSPCCNPQTTGFQFPAPILAAIDRDRDTVLDKTGYSALESAGLVLSFRTRFVTEVYLCGSLSNVSVYATALDAVRNGFSVTLIEDCLGFRDFGRHQEAMRRMADILGATGLSAEELTRELENDETEAIARRSRTAPQTKKPTASAGIENVMDGLEVQASDQVASIDPSPDGEGRSLDDLIGMSRAHRGSSASSQPRAASESKKAVRVRVRRPKRRDPTPDSTITDGGSVAESVTSTRSVVSTPPTEITERKIGEGDSRIVHNVDLPPNVFERIRAEVAWQKMYHLSGQVPRLVAVQGQSHSDGAIPIYRHPADESPPLKSFTSAVDEVRIATERILGHPLNHVLIQLYRDGQDRISEHSDKTLDIVRGSFICNVSLGAQRAMTLRTKASAFESNKETESSRMTQRIPLPHNSLFVLGEKTNMRWLHSIRADKRPDSEKSLEERANGGERISLTFRNIGTYLNPTANTIWGQGAVSKTSDQARTVIHGDPAETERLIRSFGQENHATEFDWDAVYGGGFDVVNFVTASSARLALSGDPVADLRVLLCLGENGLRYEVVPAGQDIGIADAPSETRPLYMPSDGKMVAGDHAILTHLAQQEPTRPGVEVLRGGSRLAQLDGLLACWREHRRREDEKLFDTGLETWEHAVEDQHYLGGTILAVDDCSLWPIVREMAQTQDGFAAQFPNLHQYYQRVGKRGIVRVILEETRVDG, from the coding sequence ATGAACATCTTCTCGTTCGGCGACCTGCCTACTATCCACACTCGCAAggccctgctgctgctggattTCCAAAACGACTTTGTCCGCCCGTCTGGGGCCCTGCAGGTCCCCAACAGCGCCGACATTCTCGAAACCTTGCCGGGACTTGCAGCCGCCTTTCGTCGAGTCGGTGATGTCGTCTGGGTGCGATCGCAGTTCGAGTCCTCCCAGTCCACCGTCGATTGGGACTTTGGGGACCGCATAGTTCTGGAAAAGGAGCCCCCGCAGCCACCGAAGACGGAGCCGCTGCCGGATATCATAGAAGCCGCGTCGGATCTCGATAGCCCAGAACCGGTCGACGACGAAGCGTTTTTGTCGGCGGACCCTTCGCCATGTTGCAACCCCCAGACGACCGGCTTTCAATTCCCCGCCCCCATTCTGGCGGCTATCGACCGCGACCGGGATACTGTGTTGGATAAAACCGGATATTCGGCGCTGGAGTCGGCCGGCCTGGTGCTGTCATTCCGAACCCGATTTGTGACCGAGGTATACCTGTGCGGCTCTTTGTCGAATGTTTCTGTGTACGCGACTGCCCTGGACGCCGTGCGCAACGGTTTCTCGGTGACACTCATTGAGGACTGCTTGGGATTTCGGGATTTCGGGCGCCACCAAGAAGCCATGCGCCGTATGGCAGACATCCTCGGAGCGACTGGTCTCAGCGCGGAGGAACTAACTCGGGAACTCGAAAACGACGAAACCGAAGCAATTGCGCGCCGAAGCCGGACTGCGCCGCAAACCAAAAAGCCGACCGCCTCTGCTGGCATTGAGAACGTCATGGATGGACTTGAGGTCCAGGCGTCTGACCAGGTCGCGAGTATAGATCCTTCACCGGACGGGGAAGGACGCAGTTTGGACGATCTCATTGGAATGTCACGAGCGCATCGCGGCTCTTCAGCTAGTTCACAGCCTCGAGCTGCTTcagagagcaagaaggcaGTACGCGTAAGAGTACGGCGGCCGAAACGTCGCGATCCCACGCCAGATTCTACCATCACCGACGGAGGGTCTGTTGCAGAGTCTGTCACTTCTACCAGGTCTGTGGTATCGACCCCACCCACCGAGATAACCGAACGGAAAATTGGAGAAGGCGACTCGCGCATTGTGCATAACGTCGATCTACCTCCGAACGTCTTTGAGCGCATCCGGGCCGAGGTTGCTTGGCAGAAGATGTACCACCTGTCAGGCCAGGTGCCCCGGCTGGTGGCGGTTCAAGGACAATCTCATTCGGATGGTGCAATCCCTATCTACCGTCACCCAGCGGACGAGTCTCCACCGCTGAAATCGTTCACGTCGGCCGTTGATGAGGTACGCATCGCCACTGAGCGTATCCTCGGGCACCCATTGAACCATGTGCTCATTCAGCTTTACCGGGATGGACAAGATCGCATATCGGAGCATTCGGATAAAACGCTGGACATTGTCCGGGGATCCTTCATCTGCAATGTCAGCTTAGGCGCTCAGCGCGCCATGACTCTTCGCACCAAAGCCTCAGCATTCGAGTCCAATAAAGAGACAGAGTCCAGCCGAATGACGCAACGCATCCCTCTTCCCCATAACTCGCTTTTCGTTCTCGGTGAGAAAACAAACATGCGATGGCTGCACAGTATTCGAGCAGACAAACGACCAGATTCGGAGAAATCACTCGAAGAGCGAGCTAACGGCGGCGAGCGCATCTCTCTTACTTTCCGGAACATTGGTACCTATCTCAATCCGACCGCCAACACCATCTGGGGCCAAGGAGCTGTCAGCAAGACATCTGATCAAGCACGCACGGTCATACATGGCGATCCTGCAGAGACCGAACGACTCATCCGCTCATTTGGACAGGAAAACCACGCCACTGAGTTTGATTGGGATGCTGTCTACGGTGGTGGGTTTGACGTGGTTAATTTTGTCACTGCCTCGTCAGCACGTCTAGCGCTTAGCGGGGACCCGGTAGCGGATCTACGCGTGCTACTCTGTCTCGGGGAGAACGGTCTTCGATACGAAGTGGTTCCTGCGGGTCAGGACATAGGCATTGCAGACGCACCCTCCGAGACGCGGCCATTATATATGCCATCTGATGGAAAGATGGTTGCTGGCGACCATGCCATTCTCACCCATCTGGCTCAGCAAGAACCCACTCGGCCGGGAGTGGAAGTCTTGCGGGGTGGCAGTCGTCTCGCGCAGCTGGACGGGCTCCTGGCATGTTGGCGCGAACATCGTAGGCgcgaggatgagaagctgtTTGACACAGGTCTGGAGACGTGGGAACATGCGGTCGAAGACCAGCATTACCTGGGCGGCACGATTCTGGCTGTTGACGATTGTTCCCTCTGGCCAATTGTCCGCGAGATGGCGCAGACACAAGACGGATTTGCGGCACAATTTCCTAATCTGCACCAGTACTATCAACGTGTCGGGAAACGAGGAATCGTCCGGGTTATTCTCGAAGAGACCCGGGTGGACGGATGA